The Meiothermus cerbereus DSM 11376 genome includes a window with the following:
- the recA gene encoding recombinase RecA, with the protein MDKEKQKALEGALKSIEKQFGKGAVMRLGEAPRQQVDVISTGSLGLDMALGIGGIPKGRIIEIYGPESGGKTTLALSIIAQAQQAGGVAAFVDAEHALDPTYAKSLGVNIDDLLVSQPDTGEQALEIVELLTRSGAIDVIVIDSVAALVPQAEIEGQMGDAFVGIQARLMSQALRKLTAALSKSNTAAIFINQIREKVGVMYGNPETTPGGRALKFYASVRLDVRKQGQPIKSGNDAVGNRVRVKVTKNKLAPPFREHEIELYFGKGIDPLADLVTVAIATEVIDKSGSWLSYGETRLGQGKEKAAEFLKGEPRLVQEIREKVLAQAGKLSVLAAPAEDEASSEVVAEA; encoded by the coding sequence ATGGATAAAGAAAAGCAAAAAGCGTTGGAAGGGGCCCTGAAATCCATCGAGAAGCAGTTCGGCAAAGGGGCCGTGATGCGCCTGGGCGAGGCCCCACGGCAGCAAGTGGACGTGATTTCCACCGGAAGCCTGGGCCTGGACATGGCCCTGGGCATCGGGGGAATTCCCAAAGGGCGGATTATCGAAATTTATGGGCCGGAGTCGGGCGGCAAGACTACCCTGGCCCTCTCCATCATCGCCCAGGCCCAGCAGGCGGGAGGGGTAGCAGCCTTTGTGGACGCCGAGCACGCCCTCGACCCCACCTATGCCAAAAGCCTGGGGGTCAACATCGACGACCTCTTGGTCTCCCAGCCCGACACCGGCGAGCAGGCCCTGGAAATTGTGGAGCTTCTGACCCGCTCGGGCGCCATCGACGTGATCGTGATTGACTCAGTAGCGGCGCTGGTACCCCAGGCCGAGATCGAGGGGCAGATGGGCGACGCCTTTGTGGGTATCCAGGCCCGCTTGATGAGCCAGGCCCTGCGCAAGCTCACGGCGGCGCTTTCCAAAAGCAACACTGCCGCCATCTTCATCAACCAAATTCGGGAAAAGGTAGGGGTTATGTACGGCAACCCCGAGACCACCCCCGGCGGGCGGGCCCTCAAGTTTTATGCCTCGGTGCGGCTGGATGTGCGTAAGCAGGGCCAGCCTATCAAGTCGGGCAACGATGCGGTGGGCAACCGGGTGCGGGTCAAGGTAACCAAGAACAAACTGGCCCCGCCCTTCCGCGAGCACGAGATCGAGCTGTACTTCGGCAAGGGCATTGACCCGCTGGCCGACCTGGTAACGGTGGCCATCGCCACTGAGGTGATTGATAAATCGGGGTCCTGGCTTTCCTATGGCGAAACCCGGCTGGGCCAGGGCAAGGAGAAAGCCGCCGAGTTCCTTAAGGGCGAGCCGCGGCTGGTTCAGGAGATACGCGAGAAAGTTTTGGCCCAAGCTGGTAAGCTATCGGTATTGGCAGCCCCCGCAGAGGACGAGGCGTCTTCTGAGGTAGTTGCCGAGGCATAA
- a CDS encoding SdrD B-like domain-containing protein has protein sequence MTYTDLLNRSYPPSQGTVTDSVLVSYTISGQVYHDRQPNGAKDAEDWSDGATVYVKLVQGTTVLAVQTVSAGSGAYSFSGVAPGSYTLVLDNNASTADTTPTPPSGWLFINPAGGSRSVTVSSTNVLSQDFGLFHGFRVEGRVFYDDGEGGGNANNALQDGGERGVGSVSLTAGDGSSTRTATTDGSGFYRLYIPASFGSVTLSHPIRPATGRNDGSVASQVASWADATSLTSSGAVVSLGSAATLAGATYVRNFGVVRPSLLSPDQSGQATSPGVITYAHQFRPGTLGNVTLSLAPTQFGYQVRRDVNCDGDFDDAGEGFQGLPLSFSVDATWPRQPDGSLRGCGLEVQVIVPAGVSAGQVDLAPFALSLTWASNPAVVESRSLTDTTTVIRGGELRLTKQARNHTKNTPFASSAQGRPGEVLEYRIEYQNIGSQPIFNVILFDPVPFFTTLVQNAYGGSGEVELVCPNGTVVRPDLGPVSNLSLNLAALCTLSTAPLPGGGSAPALLPGQGGFFVYRVQVN, from the coding sequence GTGACCTACACAGACCTTCTGAATCGTTCCTACCCGCCTTCCCAAGGAACCGTCACCGACTCGGTCTTAGTGAGCTACACCATTTCCGGCCAGGTCTACCACGACCGCCAGCCCAACGGGGCCAAGGACGCCGAGGACTGGTCGGACGGGGCCACGGTCTACGTGAAGCTGGTCCAGGGAACCACCGTACTGGCCGTGCAGACCGTAAGCGCGGGCAGTGGGGCCTACAGCTTCAGCGGGGTGGCCCCCGGCAGCTACACCCTGGTTTTGGACAACAACGCCTCCACCGCCGACACCACCCCCACTCCGCCCTCGGGTTGGCTCTTTATCAACCCCGCAGGCGGCAGCCGGAGCGTGACCGTCTCCAGCACAAACGTTCTAAGTCAGGACTTTGGCCTCTTCCACGGGTTCCGGGTGGAAGGCCGGGTCTTCTACGACGATGGGGAAGGCGGGGGTAACGCAAACAATGCCCTGCAGGATGGCGGCGAGCGTGGGGTGGGCAGCGTATCCCTCACCGCCGGTGATGGCTCTTCCACCCGCACCGCCACCACCGACGGCAGCGGTTTTTACCGGCTTTACATCCCCGCCAGCTTTGGCAGCGTGACCCTTTCCCACCCCATACGTCCGGCCACCGGGCGTAACGACGGCAGCGTCGCCAGCCAGGTTGCTTCCTGGGCCGATGCTACCAGCCTCACCTCCTCCGGCGCGGTGGTCAGTCTGGGTTCCGCGGCTACCCTGGCCGGTGCCACCTATGTGCGCAACTTTGGGGTGGTGCGGCCCTCCCTGCTCTCCCCTGACCAGTCCGGGCAGGCCACCAGTCCAGGGGTGATTACCTATGCCCACCAGTTCAGGCCGGGCACCCTGGGCAATGTCACCCTCTCGCTCGCACCCACCCAGTTCGGCTACCAGGTGCGCCGCGATGTAAACTGTGACGGCGATTTCGATGACGCAGGCGAGGGTTTCCAGGGGCTACCCCTTTCCTTCAGCGTAGACGCCACCTGGCCCCGGCAGCCGGATGGTAGCCTGCGGGGGTGTGGCCTTGAAGTGCAGGTGATCGTACCCGCCGGCGTCAGTGCGGGGCAGGTGGATCTGGCTCCCTTTGCCCTCAGCCTAACCTGGGCCAGCAACCCCGCTGTGGTGGAGTCTCGCAGCCTTACCGACACCACCACGGTCATCCGCGGGGGCGAGCTGCGGCTTACCAAGCAAGCACGCAACCACACCAAGAACACCCCCTTCGCCAGCAGCGCCCAGGGCCGTCCCGGCGAGGTATTGGAGTATCGCATCGAGTACCAGAACATCGGCAGCCAGCCCATCTTCAACGTGATCCTCTTCGACCCGGTGCCCTTCTTCACCACCCTGGTGCAAAACGCCTACGGCGGCAGCGGCGAGGTGGAGTTGGTCTGCCCCAATGGCACGGTGGTGCGGCCCGACTTGGGCCCCGTGAGCAACCTCAGCCTGAACCTGGCTGCGCTCTGCACCCTGAGTACCGCGCCCCTCCCGGGGGGTGGCAGTGCGCCCGCGCTGCTGCCGGGACAGGGGGGCTTCTTTGTGTACCGGGTGCAGGTGAACTAA
- a CDS encoding YgfZ/GcvT domain-containing protein: protein MLLQDLHESLNVTWHTQGGFRVPWNYGEVEAELEALQHGAALLDFCEYGLLELKGPDRTSFLHNQCTSDIRSMLRDGWLETLFLNAKGQIEHLGLVLHLGESFWISSPTAQALANRFRKYIVFDQVEIEELPWSLLRLQGPEAEAIAQKLVSLPPRWSLRKDPELALARDEFGLWLLVPTYEASRLAQRLLEAGATPVGREAWHIWRVERGVADLPEALGELPQEVGLAGRVSYKKGCYLGQEIMARLEARGNTRYQLMGLLGQKEIPSGAEVFREGRPVGRVGTSVESPTHGAIALALLRKELAPGDQVQIEGWSATVSGLPMR, encoded by the coding sequence GTGCTGCTGCAAGACTTACACGAGTCGTTGAACGTTACCTGGCATACCCAGGGCGGGTTTAGAGTCCCGTGGAACTACGGCGAGGTGGAAGCGGAGCTCGAGGCCCTCCAGCACGGTGCGGCGCTGCTGGACTTCTGCGAGTACGGTCTGCTGGAACTCAAAGGCCCCGACCGCACCAGCTTTCTACACAACCAGTGCACCTCCGACATCCGCTCGATGCTGCGGGATGGCTGGCTCGAGACCCTCTTCCTCAACGCCAAGGGCCAGATTGAACACCTGGGCCTGGTGCTGCACTTAGGCGAATCCTTCTGGATTAGCTCGCCCACCGCCCAAGCCCTGGCCAACCGCTTCCGCAAATACATCGTCTTCGATCAGGTAGAGATTGAAGAGCTGCCCTGGTCGCTGCTGCGTCTGCAAGGCCCAGAAGCCGAAGCCATAGCCCAAAAGCTTGTTTCCCTCCCCCCACGCTGGAGCCTGCGCAAAGACCCAGAGCTGGCACTGGCCCGCGACGAGTTTGGCCTGTGGCTTTTAGTGCCCACCTACGAGGCCTCCCGGCTAGCCCAGCGGCTGCTGGAGGCTGGAGCCACCCCGGTGGGCCGCGAGGCCTGGCACATCTGGCGGGTCGAACGCGGGGTAGCCGATCTGCCGGAAGCCCTGGGCGAGCTGCCGCAGGAGGTGGGCCTGGCGGGCCGGGTCAGCTATAAGAAAGGCTGCTACCTGGGGCAGGAGATTATGGCCCGGCTCGAGGCCCGGGGCAACACCCGCTACCAGCTAATGGGCTTGCTGGGCCAGAAAGAAATCCCCAGTGGGGCCGAGGTCTTCCGTGAGGGCCGGCCCGTCGGTCGGGTCGGTACCTCGGTCGAATCGCCTACCCACGGGGCCATCGCGCTGGCGTTGCTGCGCAAAGAGCTGGCTCCGGGGGATCAGGTGCAAATTGAGGGCTGGTCGGCTACAGTTTCAGGCTTACCCATGCGCTAA
- the thpR gene encoding RNA 2',3'-cyclic phosphodiesterase, with the protein MRLFYAIFPPREVQAALSQAQEKLRGYRGWKPSPPHQLHITLLFLGEQPPERLPEFRRIGREVAARVRAFEVELGGTGYFPPSGSPRVWFVKASGEGLELLAAALQQALPDLKAAPFKPHLTLARKKGPAPRVGPLLMNIRFHAKAVCLVESKLERSGSQYRVLEQFPLG; encoded by the coding sequence GTGAGGCTCTTTTACGCCATCTTCCCCCCACGCGAGGTACAAGCAGCCCTCAGTCAAGCCCAGGAAAAGCTGCGGGGCTACAGGGGCTGGAAGCCAAGCCCGCCCCACCAGCTCCACATCACCCTGCTTTTTTTGGGCGAGCAGCCACCCGAGCGCCTGCCGGAGTTCCGCCGCATCGGGCGCGAAGTCGCGGCCAGAGTCAGGGCGTTTGAGGTGGAGCTGGGCGGCACCGGCTACTTCCCACCCAGCGGCTCCCCCCGGGTCTGGTTTGTCAAGGCCAGTGGCGAAGGCCTCGAGCTCCTCGCTGCCGCCTTGCAGCAGGCCCTGCCCGACCTAAAGGCCGCACCTTTCAAGCCCCACCTAACCCTGGCCCGCAAAAAAGGCCCCGCCCCCCGCGTGGGGCCCCTGCTGATGAATATTCGGTTCCATGCCAAAGCAGTATGCTTGGTAGAGTCAAAGCTGGAGCGCTCGGGTTCGCAATACCGCGTTTTAGAGCAGTTTCCGTTAGGTTGA
- a CDS encoding CinA family nicotinamide mononucleotide deamidase-related protein yields MSIAEIIGVGDELLYGETVDTNTSEIAVSLQPYAVEIHRTLRVADNLETLAQEVRQAWGKARLVVLSGGLGPTPDDITREAIAAALGEELLLDQEVLEWLEKLFEARGWKMPEVNRKQAMKIPSARWIANPRGTAPGWWVHQKDKDLICLPGPPAEWRPMWAEVLPKLGLPQKPYRQLTFKTFGLGESRIVELLGDLFRRNGQAQVGTYAKMDGVAVVVRGEPGQVEALVAQIRPLLGEAVWGQDGDTLPALALKLLERQKATLATLESMTGGVLSALLTGVSGASQHYLGGLVLYSPAAKSQLPIPPEVAAQHGVVSSAFAEAMAAAARDMLGASYALSTTGVAGPQELEGQPVGTLFVGLASPEGVKSRHFRLPGASREMLRQRAAHAALAFLVGELR; encoded by the coding sequence ATGTCTATAGCAGAAATAATCGGCGTGGGGGATGAACTGCTGTACGGCGAAACCGTAGACACCAACACCTCGGAGATTGCCGTCAGCCTTCAGCCCTATGCTGTGGAGATACACCGCACCCTGCGGGTAGCCGACAACCTGGAAACCCTGGCCCAGGAAGTGCGTCAGGCCTGGGGAAAGGCGCGTCTGGTGGTGCTTTCGGGGGGCCTCGGCCCTACCCCCGACGACATCACCCGCGAAGCTATCGCCGCTGCTTTGGGCGAGGAGCTTTTGCTCGACCAAGAGGTGCTGGAGTGGCTGGAAAAGTTGTTTGAAGCCAGGGGCTGGAAGATGCCCGAGGTCAACCGCAAACAGGCCATGAAGATTCCCTCGGCCCGCTGGATTGCCAACCCCAGGGGCACTGCACCCGGCTGGTGGGTGCACCAAAAGGACAAAGACCTGATCTGCCTGCCCGGCCCACCCGCCGAGTGGCGGCCCATGTGGGCCGAAGTCCTGCCAAAGCTGGGGCTGCCGCAAAAACCCTACCGGCAGCTCACCTTCAAAACCTTTGGCCTGGGCGAGTCGCGCATTGTGGAGCTGCTGGGCGACTTGTTCAGGCGCAATGGGCAAGCCCAGGTGGGCACCTACGCCAAGATGGACGGGGTGGCGGTGGTGGTGCGGGGTGAGCCAGGCCAGGTAGAAGCGCTCGTCGCGCAGATTCGGCCCCTGCTGGGTGAGGCGGTCTGGGGACAGGACGGCGATACCCTGCCTGCGCTGGCCTTAAAGCTGCTGGAGCGCCAAAAAGCCACCCTGGCGACCCTCGAGTCCATGACCGGGGGGGTCTTGAGTGCGTTATTAACGGGGGTCTCGGGGGCCTCCCAACACTACCTAGGGGGCCTGGTGCTTTATAGCCCGGCGGCCAAGTCGCAACTCCCCATTCCCCCGGAGGTCGCAGCCCAGCACGGCGTGGTTTCGTCGGCCTTTGCCGAGGCCATGGCCGCTGCCGCCCGCGATATGCTCGGTGCGAGCTATGCCCTCTCGACCACCGGCGTGGCCGGGCCCCAAGAGCTCGAGGGCCAGCCGGTGGGTACCCTGTTTGTGGGCCTGGCCAGCCCGGAAGGCGTGAAGTCCAGGCACTTCCGCTTGCCGGGAGCGAGCCGCGAGATGTTGCGCCAGCGCGCAGCCCATGCCGCTCTGGCCTTTCTGGTAGGTGAGCTCAGGTGA
- a CDS encoding DUF11 domain-containing protein encodes MRPLWFWICLLAGLALGQARTDLKGIVPGDQLGWEIQELQASIVVHKPTLLNLQIYSPGFDPNDYRSALKGKEELGDERYDKGKGELVAEFALLRDGRVLAEERFGVEPHRWVLFFRGEVQPGIYLIKSRLLGLGKNAFLYRIQTSVPQAAELLIDPTLQIYDVRSASYSNIRGKDWQEPFLLNVSPEALPLRVGFYDEDGAQEMEGRVRLPDGRIKSRNVSGDREWAYYDIRQPGQITFGFRQPKTARQYSNTIGFRVDACMEVGREAFRVVAPRPVSASAVDVEGRPLEVPIALEGDKVRIVRLSTLPEGYRLVRLEVEGGEYLDEISARFGCGGGSARYILERLASPPVTVLPAQLELEAVLVLPDGERPIDLPIRVGEQAISLSQGQARVSLEAGSYSLAPVLSGARVEGPGSVVLQEGKTQKVRFRVYPEVKLTLAASPNTLRVGEETTLVARASTDFTRLLPADLELDLPPCLEALEAPRLVSPIAQGREAVLQVRARALCKAEPLVTATLSPWAQQAQALLKIVQPATFTLHKEALTPSAAVGSEAVWRLRVANTGDEPGRVRLQDNLAPGLQGQALDQVVELAAGAAQTFEVRARVSFEAPSVLVNTARLLGEGGQTLREAQAQVAVLRPVAELSRSLDKRMVVPGEEVEVRLVVRNSGQAPLSYTLQDTYPEWLEVAQTPAFSGTLPPGESLTHTYRAKVRFGAPAEGAFLAQVVSNGGSPSAPDTLRRTLLRLEKTAEPARVVVGNPAVFIIRVGNPTDHPVTLELQESPGEGLQMQTTERLRLTLQAGEVRELRLEAEALRAGALDNQITVFVNGTPAAFPAKATLLALPVLEPYRLSTVTLDFSVENIAQYDRLLLTHLPPEGATYEPGSAQLDGRPLPDPRIDDQGRLFFELPGARVALEERHPPVRLVADRPGSKGFSGQLTYQLRHREALGPLAQPTLTLQVGDREVYLQGQQRFADLEKARPIISQQRDGFIQEPLPGTLFRADKARVVLQAPYGLEVRLTLNGQEVDSKNLGQATYDTQAGFQRLEYYGLPLQPGRNLIEVQTALGSDRVEVFLAGNPTLLEVRPVRLLADGRTPLELEVRAVDGLGLASGFGPLTVETSGEPLEPDAFPLLSGYQVLLQDGVARLRFKPTATPTPLRLRLTFGEIKEQAEFFVLGRQTQLWQFQGSVGLQLGESLQVFGLGRGYLESPFASGTLRAALDGSLRFNQGQPQVETGLRELPDPTGRFPLTGSGREATLPLRSDDPLALRYDQEGFSIGYFADQLGVFGLSGLPQGTALRLETRGDLTLQGFAGWLPASSKTEVIVPDGTRFYKLSGPAEPGSEQVLLLVGASQTRLERLKDYVLDAASGTLTLSRPLWPSAPDFQPVRLEVTYAPLGGTRDLGYGAGARFKLGYFSIGAGAAYLPGSGWRYGAEALYQQPGFGLRATYSRGTAERLGLELSGKNGPLESSANLTYEGKLQGQAQVAYSLSEADRISLEHQTGEANRTGLLYTRRLFLPGEQAREGSVPRGIVPAFSVGGGLGYTWETASLAALGRLGLSSGALNSELTHAQPFSLTQMASTRLRATLAFDANLSAEADLVQTWGLGFSGSLGLKQKLGGANLALSYQLPGAAGEGNRARFGLEAPLPLDERWSLNASAGLEQSFATGSSQAAFGLALRYQTEAFSATLGAETALGSQPKLVLRAGATGQLDEQQTLSLDANYQVAPTLEGRFTLAYALRGREVSLLTYHRLQSGPEATLEGALATSYHPGLAFQLRPSLAYRLKLSDPAGHTYQLGLGANYYFTDWLGLGAAAYHQLQPGTNSSATAFSLEASLRVVEGLWFNLGYTFGGFVGLTPDTAPGLYLRLDIFGGSR; translated from the coding sequence ATGCGCCCACTCTGGTTTTGGATCTGCCTACTGGCTGGCCTGGCACTGGGCCAGGCCCGCACAGATCTGAAAGGTATTGTGCCCGGAGACCAGCTCGGCTGGGAAATTCAGGAGTTGCAGGCCAGCATTGTAGTACACAAACCCACCCTCCTGAACCTGCAAATCTACTCCCCTGGCTTCGACCCCAACGATTACCGCAGCGCCCTCAAGGGAAAGGAAGAGCTGGGCGACGAGCGCTACGACAAGGGAAAAGGCGAACTCGTCGCGGAGTTCGCGCTGCTGCGGGATGGTCGGGTACTGGCCGAAGAGCGCTTCGGGGTAGAGCCCCACCGCTGGGTGCTCTTCTTTCGGGGCGAGGTTCAGCCTGGCATTTACCTGATCAAGAGCCGCCTGCTGGGGTTGGGCAAAAATGCTTTCCTCTACCGCATCCAGACCAGCGTGCCCCAGGCTGCCGAACTGCTGATAGACCCCACTTTGCAGATTTATGATGTGCGCTCGGCCTCGTACAGCAACATCCGCGGCAAGGACTGGCAGGAGCCCTTTTTGCTCAATGTGAGCCCCGAGGCGCTGCCCCTACGCGTAGGCTTCTACGACGAGGACGGAGCCCAGGAAATGGAAGGCCGGGTGCGCCTCCCGGACGGGCGCATCAAATCGCGCAATGTCTCTGGCGACCGCGAATGGGCCTACTACGACATTCGCCAGCCAGGGCAGATTACCTTTGGCTTCCGCCAGCCCAAAACCGCCCGCCAGTACTCCAACACCATCGGCTTTCGCGTGGACGCCTGTATGGAGGTCGGGCGAGAGGCCTTCCGGGTGGTGGCCCCCCGGCCCGTTAGCGCAAGCGCGGTGGATGTAGAGGGCCGGCCCCTGGAAGTGCCCATCGCCCTCGAGGGCGACAAAGTCCGCATTGTGCGGCTATCCACCCTGCCGGAGGGCTACCGCCTGGTGCGGCTGGAGGTAGAGGGCGGCGAGTACCTAGATGAAATCTCAGCCCGTTTCGGCTGCGGCGGGGGTAGCGCCCGGTACATTCTGGAGCGGCTGGCGTCTCCGCCCGTCACCGTCCTGCCCGCCCAACTGGAACTGGAGGCCGTGCTGGTGCTGCCGGACGGCGAGCGGCCCATTGATTTACCTATACGGGTAGGTGAGCAGGCCATTTCGCTAAGCCAGGGACAGGCTCGAGTGAGCCTGGAGGCAGGCTCCTATAGCCTTGCACCGGTGCTTAGCGGGGCCCGTGTGGAAGGGCCGGGGTCGGTGGTGCTACAAGAAGGCAAGACCCAGAAGGTGCGTTTCAGGGTTTATCCCGAGGTCAAGCTCACCCTGGCAGCCAGCCCCAACACCCTGCGGGTAGGGGAGGAAACCACCCTGGTGGCCCGGGCCAGCACCGATTTTACCCGCCTGCTGCCCGCCGATCTGGAGCTTGATCTACCCCCTTGTTTGGAAGCCCTCGAGGCCCCCCGCCTGGTTTCGCCCATCGCCCAGGGCCGCGAGGCGGTGTTGCAGGTGCGGGCCAGGGCCCTGTGCAAGGCCGAGCCCCTGGTCACCGCCACCCTGAGCCCCTGGGCACAGCAAGCTCAAGCCCTACTGAAGATTGTCCAGCCCGCCACCTTCACCCTGCACAAAGAAGCCCTCACCCCAAGCGCCGCGGTGGGCAGCGAGGCCGTCTGGCGCCTGCGGGTAGCAAACACCGGCGACGAACCGGGCCGGGTGCGCCTCCAGGACAACCTGGCCCCCGGACTGCAAGGGCAGGCGCTGGATCAGGTTGTTGAGCTGGCGGCAGGTGCAGCGCAAACCTTCGAAGTGCGGGCCCGGGTGAGCTTCGAGGCCCCCTCGGTGCTGGTCAACACCGCCCGCCTCTTGGGCGAGGGCGGCCAGACCCTGCGCGAGGCCCAGGCCCAGGTAGCGGTGCTGCGTCCGGTGGCCGAGCTCTCGCGCTCGCTGGACAAGCGCATGGTGGTGCCCGGGGAGGAGGTGGAGGTGCGCCTGGTGGTACGCAACAGCGGCCAGGCCCCCCTGAGCTACACCCTGCAGGACACCTACCCCGAGTGGCTCGAGGTGGCCCAGACCCCAGCGTTCAGCGGCACGCTGCCCCCGGGCGAAAGCCTCACCCACACCTACCGGGCCAAAGTACGCTTTGGCGCCCCTGCCGAGGGGGCTTTCCTGGCTCAGGTGGTGTCCAACGGAGGCAGTCCTAGCGCGCCCGATACCCTAAGGCGCACCCTGCTGCGCCTGGAAAAAACCGCTGAGCCAGCGCGGGTGGTGGTGGGCAACCCAGCGGTGTTTATCATCCGGGTGGGTAACCCCACCGACCACCCGGTAACCCTTGAGCTACAAGAGTCGCCCGGCGAGGGCCTCCAGATGCAGACCACCGAGCGGCTGCGCCTCACCCTGCAGGCCGGGGAGGTGCGCGAGCTGCGGCTCGAGGCCGAGGCCCTGCGGGCGGGGGCACTCGACAACCAGATCACCGTCTTTGTGAACGGCACCCCTGCCGCCTTCCCCGCCAAAGCCACCCTGCTGGCCCTGCCCGTGCTGGAGCCCTACCGGCTTTCCACCGTCACCCTGGATTTTTCCGTTGAAAACATTGCCCAGTACGACCGCCTGCTGCTTACCCACCTACCCCCCGAAGGCGCGACCTATGAGCCTGGTTCAGCCCAGCTGGATGGCCGCCCCCTGCCCGACCCGCGCATTGACGACCAGGGCCGCCTCTTCTTCGAGCTACCAGGCGCGCGGGTGGCGTTGGAGGAGCGGCATCCTCCCGTGCGGCTTGTGGCGGATCGCCCAGGCAGCAAGGGTTTCTCTGGGCAGCTCACCTACCAGCTGCGCCACCGCGAGGCCCTGGGCCCGCTGGCCCAGCCCACCCTGACCCTCCAGGTGGGCGACCGGGAAGTCTATCTGCAAGGCCAGCAACGCTTTGCCGATCTGGAGAAAGCCCGACCGATCATCAGCCAGCAGCGCGATGGCTTTATCCAGGAGCCCCTGCCCGGCACCCTTTTCCGCGCGGACAAGGCGCGGGTGGTGCTGCAGGCCCCCTACGGCCTCGAGGTTCGCCTCACCCTGAACGGCCAGGAAGTAGACTCCAAAAACCTTGGTCAGGCCACCTACGACACCCAGGCCGGCTTTCAGCGCCTGGAGTACTACGGCCTGCCCTTGCAGCCGGGCCGCAACCTGATCGAAGTACAGACCGCGCTGGGCTCGGATCGGGTGGAGGTCTTCCTGGCCGGTAACCCCACCCTCCTGGAGGTACGCCCGGTGCGCCTCCTGGCCGATGGCCGCACCCCGCTGGAGCTAGAGGTGCGGGCGGTGGACGGGCTGGGCCTGGCCTCGGGCTTCGGCCCGCTCACGGTAGAAACCTCCGGCGAACCCCTGGAACCGGACGCTTTCCCGCTGTTGTCGGGGTATCAGGTGCTCCTACAAGACGGTGTAGCCCGGCTGCGCTTCAAGCCCACCGCCACCCCCACCCCACTGCGCCTGCGGCTGACCTTTGGGGAGATAAAGGAACAGGCCGAGTTCTTCGTGCTGGGCCGCCAGACCCAGCTATGGCAGTTCCAGGGCAGCGTGGGCCTGCAGTTGGGCGAGAGCCTCCAGGTGTTTGGCCTGGGACGGGGCTACCTGGAAAGCCCCTTTGCCAGCGGAACCTTGCGGGCGGCGCTGGACGGCTCGCTCCGCTTCAACCAGGGCCAGCCCCAGGTAGAAACCGGCCTGCGCGAGCTGCCCGACCCCACCGGACGCTTCCCCCTAACGGGCTCGGGCCGGGAAGCCACGCTGCCCCTCCGCTCGGATGACCCGCTGGCCCTGCGCTACGACCAGGAAGGCTTCAGCATCGGCTACTTTGCCGACCAGCTCGGCGTCTTTGGCCTAAGTGGACTGCCCCAGGGCACGGCTTTGCGCCTGGAAACCCGCGGCGACCTGACCCTGCAAGGCTTTGCGGGCTGGCTGCCTGCCAGCAGCAAAACCGAAGTGATCGTGCCCGACGGCACCCGCTTCTATAAGCTCTCCGGGCCTGCCGAACCCGGCAGCGAGCAGGTACTGCTCCTGGTTGGGGCCAGCCAAACCCGCCTCGAGCGCCTTAAGGACTACGTGCTGGACGCTGCCAGCGGCACCCTGACCCTCTCCCGGCCCCTCTGGCCCAGCGCCCCCGACTTCCAGCCGGTGCGCCTCGAGGTCACCTACGCCCCCCTGGGCGGAACCCGCGACCTGGGTTATGGGGCGGGGGCCCGCTTTAAGCTGGGCTACTTCAGCATTGGCGCCGGAGCGGCCTACCTGCCGGGCAGTGGCTGGCGCTATGGGGCCGAGGCCCTCTATCAGCAGCCCGGCTTTGGCCTGCGGGCCACCTACAGCCGAGGGACGGCCGAGCGGCTGGGCCTCGAGCTCTCCGGCAAAAACGGCCCGCTCGAGTCCAGCGCCAACCTGACCTACGAGGGCAAGCTCCAGGGCCAGGCCCAGGTGGCCTACAGCCTCAGCGAAGCCGACCGCATCTCCCTGGAACACCAGACCGGCGAGGCCAACCGTACCGGCCTGCTCTACACCCGCCGTCTCTTCCTCCCGGGTGAACAGGCCCGTGAGGGCTCTGTCCCGAGGGGGATCGTCCCCGCCTTCTCGGTAGGGGGCGGGCTGGGCTACACCTGGGAGACCGCCTCGCTGGCGGCCCTGGGGCGCCTGGGCCTCAGTAGCGGCGCCCTCAACAGCGAGCTGACCCACGCCCAGCCCTTCAGCCTGACCCAGATGGCCTCCACCCGCCTGCGGGCCACCTTGGCCTTCGACGCCAACCTCTCCGCCGAGGCCGACCTGGTCCAGACCTGGGGTCTAGGCTTCTCGGGCAGCCTGGGGCTGAAGCAAAAGCTGGGCGGGGCCAACCTGGCCCTTTCCTATCAACTGCCGGGCGCAGCGGGCGAGGGCAACCGGGCCCGCTTTGGCCTCGAGGCCCCCCTGCCCCTCGACGAGCGCTGGAGCCTGAACGCCAGCGCCGGCTTAGAGCAGAGCTTCGCCACCGGCAGCAGCCAGGCCGCCTTTGGGCTGGCCCTGCGCTACCAGACCGAAGCCTTCAGCGCCACCCTGGGGGCCGAGACCGCCCTGGGCAGCCAGCCCAAGCTGGTGCTGCGGGCCGGGGCTACCGGGCAGCTCGACGAGCAGCAAACCCTCTCGCTGGACGCCAACTACCAGGTGGCCCCCACCCTCGAGGGCCGCTTTACCCTGGCCTACGCCCTGCGCGGGCGCGAGGTATCGCTCCTGACCTACCACCGTCTGCAGAGCGGGCCTGAGGCCACCCTCGAGGGCGCCCTGGCCACCAGCTACCACCCGGGCCTCGCCTTCCAGCTTCGCCCCAGCCTGGCCTACCGCCTCAAGCTAAGCGACCCCGCCGGCCACACCTACCAGCTAGGCCTGGGCGCCAACTACTACTTCACCGACTGGCTGGGCCTGGGGGCCGCCGCCTACCACCAGCTCCAACCCGGCACCAACAGCAGCGCCACGGCCTTCTCGCTGGAAGCCAGTCTGCGGGTGGTGGAAGGGCTGTGGTTCAACCTGGGCTACACCTTCGGCGGCTTCGTGGGCCTCACCCCCGACACCGCCCCCGGCCTCTACCTGCGCCTGGACATCTTCGGAGGTAGCCGATGA